The following DNA comes from Sphingorhabdus sp. M41.
CACCGAACGAGCCATTCCCTCGCTGTCCCGCCGCACATGGGTTCTCCTGATGGCGATGCTGGTTGGAGCAACCAGTTACATGGACCGCCAGATTCTGACGATGCTGGTCGAACCGATCCGGCGCGAGTTCGATCTGACGGATCAGCAACTGGGTCTGCTGACGGGACTGGCATTTGCGATGATCTATACGATCACTGCCATTCCTGCAGCACGGCTCGCTGACCGATGGTCACGCCGCGGCGTGGTCAGCATCGCGATTGCTACCTGGAGCGCGATGACCGTGGTTTGCGGTCTGGCCACCAACTTCTGGCAATTGTTCCTGGCACGAGTGGGAGTCGGGTTTGGCGAGGCCGGCGGAAGTGCCCCGATGCAGGCGTTGCTCGCCGACTATTTTCCGCGCCGCCAACGCGGTACCGCCATGTCGATCTATCTGCTCGGCGCGCCGATCGGAATGGGGCTGGGTCTGGCATTCGCTGGCTGGGCCGTAGTGGAATATGGATGGCGCTGGACATTCATTCTCGCCGGCATTCCCGGACTGATAATTGCACCGCTGCTGATGTTGACCGTGAAAGAAGTCCGCGCGGGCATGGCGGACGGTATCAGCCAGAAATTCGACCAGCCGCCCTTTGGCAAGACAATCGCCGCCTTATGGGGGATTCGATCCCTGCCGCTGATGATGCTGGCGGCGACACTCATGGCGCTGATCGGAATGGGCTTGCAGGCCTGGGTACCGGCCTTTCTTGAACGGACGCACGGCCTCCCCTCGACCGAAATTGGTGCCAAGCTAGGCGCAGCGCTGGCAACGGGATCGGTCCTCGGGCATCTCAGTGGCGGGCCCTTGGCGGACTTTCTCGGGCGCAAGGACCTGCGCTGGCATTTGTGGACACCGATCGTTACCGGAGCGTTGGCCGTCCTCATGGTACTCCTGGCGCTGAACGGCCCCGCCAATCTCGCCTTTCCCTTCTTTGGCATTCAGGTGTTTCTGACCGGCCTTTTCGCCGCGCCGATGCTCTACATGGCGACGACGCTGGCCCCGGTCTGGGCCAGAGCAACTTCAGCGGCCTGCGCCATGTTTGCCATCAATCTGGTCGGTCTCGGCCTGGGGCCGGTTTTCATCGGCCAGATAAGCGACTTGCTCCGTCCGATATATGGAGAGGAATCGCTGCGTTTTTCTCTTATGCTAGCGCTAACTGTCTATATTCCTGCCGCCATCTGCTTCGGTCTGGCAAGTCGGACCTACCGGAAGGACCATGATGCGGCTCTGGCCGACCTGGAGCGGGATAGCGAGCCCGGTATGGGACATTGATTGAAAGGAACTATTCATGCCAGCCTATATGATTTTCATTCGCGAGGAGCCGGTGAAAAATACCGAGAAAATGGAGGATTACAGTGCCGCCAACCAGGCCAATGCGGAAGGATATGCAACGCGTTTCGGAATCAAGCCATTGTCGGTTTATCAATTCACCGAAACGCTGGAAGGGAAGGAAGCTGATGGCGTTGTGCTGCTCGAATTCCCTACAATCGAAGACGCCCGTGGCTGGTACGAGAGTCCGGAATATCAGGCCGCTATGGCGGATCGCAAAATGGCCGCAGATTATCGCACAATCTTGTTTGAAGGATTATAACCATGACCGACATAAAACCACGCATCAACCATGTGCCGCGGGAAGAATGGACCGATGATACCAGAGAGGTTTTTGCCTTCTGGGGAGAGCCCAATGCCTGGGAGGAAGGCTCCAAGACCAACATCATGAATGTGATGGGCAATCACCCGGATCTGGGCAAGGCCTATAATATCTGGGGCAAGCATTTGCTGATGGGCAACACATTGTCGTCCCGCATCCTCGAGATTATCATCTTGCGGGTCGCTGTGAAGGCGAAATCCGCCTACGAATGGCACAATCACGTCGGTTACGGGATGAATGCCGGCCTGTCTCTTGAAGAAATCGAAGCCATTCGCGACTATCCCGAAGGCGGCGAATGGAGCGAAGTCGAGAAGGCGGTTCTCGACGCGGTAGAAGAATTGACGTCCGGCGGCAATTTGTCCGATCGGACATGGGACGTGCTCGCCAGCCATTTCGACACAAAGCAGATGATGGATCTGGTCTTCACCATTGGCCATTATGTGATGACGAGCTGGGCGCTGTCAGCCTTTGGTGTGGAAATCGAAGGTGGGGCCGATCCCATCGGCTTCGACCTCAAGACCAAATCGGGCAGAACCCCGGGAAAGACCTACAAGCCGGGAGAGAAGGACGACTGGGTCGATACGCGCGGTTATTGAACGGAGAACAAAATCCTCGGTGCTTCAGGGAGCCGGCTTTCTTGGGTCGGCATCCTGACGAATTGCGACTTCACACCTTGGGGTTTCCCATTGGGTGGCTGTCGGTCAGTATAGCCGGTGCAGCGCAGCAGGATCGAATGTCTGCATTTCGTTGAACCTGCCTGTGCGGACCTTTTCTACCCAATCGGGCTCGGTGATCAGTACGCGTCCGACGGCGATCAGGTCGAATTCCTCGCGCTCCATCCGTTCGATCAACCCGTCGATACCGGCCGGTTCGGCCGTTGCACCCGAAAATACGTTGATAAAATCGCTCGCCAAACCAACCGAGCCAACGCTGATTGTCGCGGCACCCGTCAGTTTTTTGGCCCAGCCGGCAAAGTTCAATCCTTGCGCGCCGTCCACCTCGGGAAATTCCGGTTCCCAGAAGCGCCGCTGCGAACAATGGAGGATGTCGACACCAGCTTCAACCAGCGGAACCAGCCAGTCGGACATCGCCTCCGGCGTCTCGGCCAGACGCGCTTCCAGTTGCTGCTGTTTCCATTGGCTAACCCTCAGGATAAGCGGGAAATCTGGTCCAACCGTCTGCCTGATCGCCGCAATTATCTCGGCGGCAAAACGTGACCGTTCCCTGAGCGTGGGGCCTCCCCATCCGTCAGTGCGTTTGTTGGTCCCGGACCAGAAGAACTGGTCAACCAAATAGCCATGCGCCCCGTGAACTTCGACGGCATCGAACCCGAGCCGCCTGGCATTGCCGGCGGCTTGCGCAAAGGCGGCGATGGTGTCGGCGATATCCTCTTCGCTCATCACCACGCCACGCGCCTGTCCTGGTGCGAAAAGCCCCGAAGGGCTTTCGAAAGGAACGTCAGGCTCATATTCAGTGGAGCTGCTCTTGACCGAACCCACATGCCAGATTTGTGGAGCGATTTTGCCATCCGCTGCATGCACGGCATCGGCTGTCTCTCGCCAACCTTCCAGCGCTTCGCCGTAAAAATAGGGTATGCCGGCTTCGTTGCGGGACGCGGGGCGATCCACCACAGTGCCCTCGGTCAGGATCAGACCGACTTGCCCCTCGGCCCTTCGGCGATAATAATCTGACTGCGGTTTTCCGACCAGACCACCCTCGGCGAAACCGCGTGTCATTGGCGCCATCACGATCCGGTTCTTGAGTTCGAGCGTTTTCAACCGGAAGGGGGTGAACAGAATATCGGGGGATAGCGGCATGGGAATTCTTTCTTGCGACCGGCCAATATCCTGTTCAATGTTTCCATATGCTACAAGGGTGGTTGCGGCTTTTGCCAACTCATCGCTCCGGCGAATGCTGGCCGTTTCGGGACTAAGAACTTTAACCGCAGACATCGTGACCTATAGTGGTCGGGGTCCAGAAAATTGTCCGCGAAAGCCGATTCATACGATCAATGGAGAAACGATTTGTCGGAAGAAATTTTTGTCCGGCCTGATGTGCAGGCCTATCTTGAGCAATTAAAAGCCCAGCCACGACCGACCTTCACCACCGAAATGATTGCGATGATCCGCACGCTTCCTCCGGAGGTCATGGCGGCTGCCGATTTGCCGGTCGGTGAACTGGCTGTCGATCGTGAACTGGAGATGCCGGGCCCCGCCGGGACAATAGCGCTGCGCCTGTTCGACCCGCGCGCAAGCCGGGCCGCAGGGCCGGTGGTCGTGTTTTATCATGGCGGTGGCTTTTGCGTCGGTTCGATCGGAACCCATGCCAGCCTGTCGGCGGAGATAGCGCGGCAACTTGATCTGCCCGTCATCTCGGTCGAATACCGGCTCGCACCCGAAGCCCCATGGCCGGCCGCACCCGACGATGCCGAGGCCGCCGCGCGCTGGATTGCCGAAAATGAGGCAGTACTTGAGCGAAAGTTTGACGGACTGATCCTGTGCGGCGACAGTGCTGGCGGAAATCTTGCGATCGTGACCGCCTTGGCGCTGCGCGACAGGCCGGCCAAATATCCGGTCGTCCAGCAACTGCTTCTCTATCCGGGCACCGATGTGACTCGAGACTATCCTTCCCGCGCCGCCTTTTCGGAAGGCTATGGCCTCGACAAAGCGGATATGGCGCTGTTCAATGAACATTATGACGGCAATCCGGATGACTGGCGGCATAGCCCACTGCAAGCCGAGCTTTCCGGTCTGGCGCCGACCGTACTCGCAACCGCATCGCTGGATCCCTTGCGCGACGAAGGCCGCGCTTTTGGAGCAAAGCTGGTGCAATCGGGTTGCGAAGTAGCATTCCACGAGATGCGGGGTACAATCCACGGCTTTGCGACCTTCCGCAAGGGGATCGCGTCGGCCAATGATGATCTGGCTCTGATCCTCAGCCAGTCGCGGGTGACGCTTGCCGGGTCGAAAAAAGAAAGCGCCTGACGGATCAATCCCGCTGGAAAACCGGTGGTCGTTTCTCGATCATGGCAGTAATTGCTTCGCGGTGATCGCCGTCGCGTACCGATTCTGACTCCCATTTCATGCCGGGTAACAGGAGCGCGCCCGACAGGCGCTTGAGCTCAATATTGGTCAGCGCTTTGGTCTTGCGCAGGGCAAATTGCGGTTTGGCGAGCAGTTTGTTGCAAAGTTCCGCAATGGCACCATCCAACCCGGCCGGATCAAATGCCTGGTTGATCAGGCCGATCTCTACAGCTTTCTCTGCGGCGATAAGGTCGCCGGTCAGCAAATATTCCTTGGCCCGGGTTAGCCCGATCCTTTGCGGCCAGGCTATCGCGCCGCCATCGCCCGCAACCAGGCCGATATTGACATGCGGATCGCCGATCTTCGCCTTGTCCGAAGCGAAAATTATGTCGCACAGCAAAGCGACGGTTGCGCCGAGCCCGACAGCATGCCCGTTCATCCGGCAAACAACCGGTTTTTCGATATCGATCAGTGTTTCGACAATTTGCCGCGCCATTTCTATTTCATGATCAAAGCATTCGGGATTGTCGGCGTTATTCTGAATATGGGCGAAGTCGCCGCCCGCCGAAAAAGCCTTGCCCTGGCCGGTCAACAGGATGACATCGGACAATTCGTCGTCCCGCGCGAAAGCGAGAGCCGCCGGGAATTCGTCATGCATGGTCTGGTCGAAAGCATTCAAGGCATCGGGGCGGTTGAAGGCGATGGTGAGCAAACGTCCGTCTCGTTGAAGCTTGATCGTATCGAGTTGGGGCAAATCATGAGTCATCGGCATCCGTCCTTTTTCGACCTTCTATCACGCTGGTGCGATATACAAACGTCGCACCCGCGATAATCCTTGTCGCGCATAGGGTAAGTCGTCTTAACTGACTATGCTTGGTCAGGCTGAGGGAGCGGAATATGGCAGATTTTGATGAGACTTACGACTGGGTTGTGGTTGGGAGCGGGGCTGGATCCTTCAGTTCGGCGCTCGTGATGCGGCAGGCCGGAAAATCGGTGCTCATTGTCGAGAAGACCGGATTGGCTGGCGGCACGACGGCCAAGTCCGGTGGTGTGATGTGGATTCCCGCCAACCGGTTCATGCAAGCGGATGGCGAGAATGACAGCGTCGAGGCAGCGATGACCTATCTTGATCGCCTGCAGGAACTGGATGGTGGCGAGGCTCCCGGGACATCGAGCGAAAAGCGCCGCGCCTATCTGACCGAAGCTCCACGGGCGGTTGATTTTCTGGTTGAACAGGGAGTGAAACTGCGGCGGGGCCCTGTTTTCTGGCCTGATTATTATGACGAGCTACCAGGGGGGTGCAAGACTTCGCGAACAGTGGTCGCCGAACCATTTAATCTGAAGGAACTCGGCCCGATGGCTGACAAGTTGCGGCCAGGATTTGCCGAATTCAACGTTCTGCTCGGTGACGCGATGGAATCGGGTCATATGCGGACAAATCCCGGTGCCAAAAAAATACTGCTCAAGATAATTTTGCGGACTGTCCGCGACAAGCTATTGGGCCGCAAGTTCACCACCGCCGGTGCAGCACTGCAGGGACGAATGCTGAAGGCAGCACTGGATGCCGGTGCGGAAATCAGGCTGAATAGTCCGGTTTCGGAATTGTTGATCGAAGATGGTAAAGTCGTTGGTGTGACAGTCGAAACCGATGGCGCGATCAAGAAAATTGGCGCGCGCTTTGGTGTGCTGGTCAACGCCGGCGGCTTTTCGCAAAACCAGGAAATGCGCGACAAATATGCGCCGGGTACGCGTGCGAAATGGTCGCAAACACCCGAAGGCGATACCGGTGAGATGATTTGCGAACTGGAACGTGTCGGCGGTGTCCTCGCCCAAATGGATCAGCTTGTCGGCTATCAGTCGACGCTCGCGCCCGGTTGGGACAAAGCTTATGTGGCGCCCGGCGCACAGGGCCTGACCGGCAAGCCGCATGCGATCCTGGTCGACCAGTCTGGCGAGCGCTATATGAATGAAGGCGGTTCCTACGAATTATATTGCGAGAATATGCGCAAGAGAAATGAACAGACACCGGCGATCCCGAGCTGGGCGATTTTTGACCGGCAATATGTCGAAAAATACAAGGTTGCGGACAAATATATCGACAAGAAAATCCCCGAAGGCTGGCTCGAAAGTGGCTATTTGCATCGAGCCGATACGATGGAGGAACTGGCGACCAGTATCGGTAGCAATCCCGAAGTGCTGGCTCAAACCGTAAGTCGCTGGAATCGGTTTGTTGCGCTGGGCAAGGACGAGGATTTCCAGCGAGGTGCCCGGCAATATGACAATTGCGGATTTGTAGGCGATCCGTTTTCCGAGCAGAGTTCAATGGGCAGTATCGAACAGGGTCCGTTCTACGCAGTGCCTGTCATACCCGGAGATGTCAGTACTTATGGTGGCGTCGTGACCGACGAGAGAGGACGCGTCGTGAAGGCATACGGGACACCGATCGCCGGCCTGTACGCGACCGGTGTGAGCACCGCTTCGGTGATGGGCAATATATATGCTGGTGCCGGGTCAAGCATTGGTCCGGCCATGACCTTCGGCTATATTGCGGCAAAGCATGCGGCTGGCCTCGACAATCAACTTTGATCCCATGCTTTTGGGCAACTGGCAGAAACCAACGCGGGAGCGATAACCTGCAATATTCCAAGTTGCGTGATTGACCTTGGGTCAAGAGGACGTGATTGTCGGCAGGATTTTAACGAAGTTCGAGGGAAACAATGGCCGAACTCAGCAATGCACCCAAACCCGCCAGCGAGGATCTGGTGGATATCTACCGCCGGATGCTGCGCATCGAACGCAACGAGGACGCCGTTCTCGCTTCGATGCGCCGGGGCCGGCTCACCATGCCCTATTATTCGGCACGCGGGCAGGAAGTCATCCCGTCTACCATCTCACATTTCCTGAATGATGAGGACCAGATCTGCACGATCTATCGCGGTATCCAGGACATGGTCGCCAAGGGTATCCCGCTGAAGCCATTGTGGGCTGAGCTAGCCGGCAGAGTCGATGGAACCTGCAAGGGCAAGGGTGGTGCGATGCACATGACCCATCCCGAAACCGGTATCATGGTAACCACCGGTATTGTCGGCTCTTCAATGCCGATTGCGAACGGTCTCGGCTGGGCAGCCAAGCTCGATGGCAGCAAGCGTGTCGTGATCGCCTATTTCGGCGACGGCGCCTCCAACATTGGTGCCTTCCATGAATCGCTCAACATGGCCTCGCTCTGGAAATTACCGGTCATCTTCGTATGTGCGAACAACCGGTTTGCCGAACATACGCGCTATGAGGACGGCACAGCGGTTGACCAGATTTCAAAACGCGCGGTCGGATATAACATGCCCGGCTTCACCGTCGACGGCAATGACCCTGATGACATGTTTGCCCATGCCTCGGCCGCGATCCAACGTGCGCGCGCAGGCGAGGGACCGACATTGCTCGAATGCATGACATTCCGTTTCCGGGGTCACGTGATCGGTGATGACGACAAATATATGACCAAGGAAGAGAAAGAGGCGGCAATGGCTGCTGATCCGCTTCCGGCTCTCCGGGCGCGTCTGGTGTCAGAAGGTCATGCCACTGAGGAAGAGTTGACGAACATGCAGGAAAAAATCGAAAAAGAAGTCGAGGAAGCGCGCGACTTCGGTCTTGAAAGCGAGCTTCCCTCGCTGGATGAATTGCGTCGCGACGTATTCGCCGAGGAGATACCGGCATGAGCGAGATGGTGAAAATGCACGCCGTTCAGGCGATCAACGCAGCGCTTCACGAAGCAATGGCTGCAGATGACAAGGTGCTCGTTCTGGGCGAAGATGTCGGTGACAAAGAGGGTGGCGGGATCACTGGCATAACCTCTGGTCTGTCGACGAAATTTGGTGACGACCGCGTCAAGAGCACGCCGATAGCCGAGCAGGCGATCATGGGCGCTGCCATCGGCGCCGCCATGGCCGGTTACAAGGTTGTCGCGGAAATCATGATGATGAATTTCACAACCGTCGCGATGGACATGATCGTCAATCATGCGGCAAAGCTGCGTTTCATGTCCGGCGGACAAACAAGCGTTCCGATTGTCATTCGCACGCTGACCGGTGCCGGTTGGCAGACTGCAGGGCAACATTCCGATTTTCTCGAAGGCTGGTTTGCCCATGTCGCCGGTATCAAGGTTGTCTGTCCGGCATTCCCGGCTGATTATAAAGGTCTGATGCTGTCCTGTATTCAGGATCCCGACCCTTGTATCTTCGTCGAGGCGGGTGGCACATTTTTCATTCCGAACGACGTGCCTGATGATCAGGGACCGATTCCGCTCGGAAAAGCCAATGTTGTTCAGGAAGGCACCGATGTCACCATCGTTACCTGGTCGGCACAAACCATCCGCACAATGGCTGCCGCCGAGGCAATTGCCGAAGCTGGCATCTCGGCAGAGATCATTGATCTCAGAACGATTTCGCCGTGGGATAAGGAAACCGTATTGGCATCCGTCGAGAAGACTGGCCGGTTGCTGGTTGCGCACGAAGCATCGCGCAATTTCGGTCCTGGCGGTGAAATCGCTGCAACAGTGAGCGAGGAATTGTTCGGCAAGCTCAAGGCACCCGTAAAACGGCTTGGTGGTCCGACCTGTGCTGTACCCTTTGCCAAGAATCTCGAGACTGCGTTCATCGTCCAGCCAGAGGATATCGTCGCGGCGGTTAAGGAAATAATGGCCTGATTGCAATCGCCCCTGCCTTCGTCTTTCGACGGGGCAGGGCGATCGCCGGCCTGTCTCACTAGATATTATTTCGCGCTATATTGGTTAACCTGCCTGACGGGCCTTTTGCGCCCGGCCGTCTTCCGCCAGATTCAGTTGGCGTCGAGTAGCCGGCGACCAGCCTCTTCATCCCAATGATCTTCATTGCCGCACAATTGGCAGTTGAGGAAAGCGCGCTTGAAGAAAAGGTGGCAGGGATGTTCTTCGGTCAGGCCGATGCCGCCATGCAGCTGGATGGATTCTTCCGCTATATCCCTGAATATGCTAGTCGAATGAGCCTTCAATGCGCCCATTTCAAGCGGCGTGGGATCGCCGGCGATGCGACTCCAGAATAAAGCTTCACCCGCGACCAGCTTTACCTTGAGATCCGCTACACGGTGCTTGAGCGCTTGAAACATCGCGAGCGGCCGGTCGAATTGCCTACGCGTTTTCAGATATTCGATTGTCATGTCGAGCAGCGCGCCTGCCGCTCCCAGGCTGTCCGCAGACAGCGCCAAATGTGTGCTGATCGACAGGCTGTCGTGCAATCGCTGAACGGCTGGTCCTTCCGCTATGACAAGAGATGGGTCGATCTGATATCCGGTCATCTCGATATCAAAAAGGCGTCGGCTCTCATCCCAAAGCGGTTGTTCATGCAAGGTTACTCCGGGCGCGTCGAGCGGGATCAGAGTATAAACATCACCCATTTCTGCCAGAATATGGCTTGCCATGTCGCCTTCAAAAACACCTGCAACTCGTCCGTGATAGGTTCCGTCGTCCTGCTTTTGAACGGCTGCAGGCAGCATATGGAGCGGGATATATTCGCCGCCGCAAATCCGCTCTATCCAGCTTGTCTTGTCGACGAGGGTCGATGATGCGGCAATTCCCTGAAGCCCCAGCAGGGCCGGGATCAGGGGTGCTGCCGGCAGCACCCGCCCCAGTTCATGGTGGATGGTCGCGACGGCATCGCGTTCGAGGCCCAGGCCTCCCAGATCCTCCGGCAGATCAAGCATCAGCCAGCCCATTTCAGCGATCAGCTGCCAGCTTTCATCGCGCGGTGGCTTGAGCTGGCTCGCCGGAAAAGCCTTTTGCGCCGCATCACGCAATTCGGAAAGTTCAATTGTCACAGCGACCAGCCTTTCGGTTCGCGAGCCATGCCGAGCATGCGTTCGGCGATGATATTGCGCTGAACCTCTTCGCTGCCGCCCGCGATGGTCCAGGCATAGCTGTTCATGAAATCAGCCATCCAGTTGCCGGTGTTGAGATCGCCAAAAGTGATCGGCCCGCGATATTGGGCATCAATCCCGCCGACCCGAACACCCAGGTCGGCCCAGGCGCGAAGACAGCGCGAATAGGCATTTTTCACGATCGAGGCATCGCCGATCGCTTCGGTGCCGTCCATCCGCTTCTGCAGGAAATGGTCGGAAAGCGCACAGACTGCATCAACTTGGGTAGCCAGCCTTCCAAGATCGCGCAACACGCCGGCATCGTCCGCTCGGCCATGGTCCCGGACTGTCTCGGCCAGTCGATACATATTGCCGCGCATGCGGTAGGACAATTCCATCAGGGTCAGCCCGCGCTCGGATGCCAACGTGGCCTGCGCCACCGCCCATCCGTCTCCTTCATCCCCGACGCGTTCGCTGACCGGTATTTCCACGCCATCCAGGAAGATTTCGGCAAATTCCTCATCGCCCTGAATCTGATGGATCGGACGAACGGTTACACCCGGTAATTTCATATCCATCAGCAAATAGGTCATGCCAGCCTGCTTCGGCCCTTCTGAAGATGTCCGTGTCAGCAGCAGACATTTGTCGGCATATTGAGCCATGGTTGACCAGACTTTCTGGCCATCGACGACATATATGTTCCCCTTGCGCACGGCTTTGGTCTTGATCGCGGCCAGATCGGATCCGGCGTTAGGTTCCGAAAAGCCCTGACACCATGTCTCGCCCTTCAGGATTTTCGGCAGATAGCGCGCCTGTTGTTCCTCACTGCCACATTCGTTAAGCGTAGCGAAGGCGTGGTAGGTCGACACGAAGGACAAGAGCAGTCGTGGCGCGTCGGCGCGGGCCAGTTCCTCGTAAATCACTTTCTGCTCGGCAAGGCTGCGGCCACCGCCAGGCCATTTCTTCGGCCAGTGTGGAATCGCATAGCCCCCTGCAACCAATTTTGCGAACCAGGCGCGCTGTTCCTTTGCGAATTTTTCATGTGTGTCGGCGCTTGTCCGCCAGTCATTTGGCCTATTAACGGCGAGCCACGCCCGAATTTCGTTTCGCAGATTTTCAAGTGCATCGGTCATGGTGAAGCTAGGCACTATTCTGGCGGTGCACCGCAAGGGCGCGGCGATAATATCGATCAGGCGATGCTGGAAACATCGACAAATATTCTTCCATTCTCGATCTCGACCGGGAAGGTCGCAATATTCTCGACAGCTGGCGGATTAAGGGGTTCGCCCGTTGCAAGATCAAAACGTGTGCCGTGTGCCG
Coding sequences within:
- a CDS encoding acyl-CoA dehydrogenase family protein; translation: MTDALENLRNEIRAWLAVNRPNDWRTSADTHEKFAKEQRAWFAKLVAGGYAIPHWPKKWPGGGRSLAEQKVIYEELARADAPRLLLSFVSTYHAFATLNECGSEEQQARYLPKILKGETWCQGFSEPNAGSDLAAIKTKAVRKGNIYVVDGQKVWSTMAQYADKCLLLTRTSSEGPKQAGMTYLLMDMKLPGVTVRPIHQIQGDEEFAEIFLDGVEIPVSERVGDEGDGWAVAQATLASERGLTLMELSYRMRGNMYRLAETVRDHGRADDAGVLRDLGRLATQVDAVCALSDHFLQKRMDGTEAIGDASIVKNAYSRCLRAWADLGVRVGGIDAQYRGPITFGDLNTGNWMADFMNSYAWTIAGGSEEVQRNIIAERMLGMAREPKGWSL